The Candidatus Hydrogenedentota bacterium genome contains a region encoding:
- a CDS encoding type II secretion system F family protein, with product MPKYAYKALNKEGKQIFGVVQADSKALAINDVRTLGLYPTTVREATKRDEKRARKDKKGIDELYFGGVKTKEIVVMTRQLSTLIDAGLPLLRSVNVLIAQLKPCKLRDILRECAQDIQTGSTFSEALAKHPKQFDRLFVNMVRAGEVGGMLEVVLQRVATFLERREALKRRVKGAMVYPIAVLLIAAGIVSFLLIKVVPVFAEIFGELGGELPAPTRFLIAAGDFMVYKWWMVLLVINSTIIFMKLIMKVRVVQRVFDIVSLKFPVVGDLVTKVGVARFARTLGTLISSGVPILQALKITRETIGNSVIQDAVDKVHDSIKEGDTIAAPLDETKVFPPMVVNMIDVGEETGQLDQMLNKVADIYDQEVEVAVEAMLTLMEPIIIVVLGGIIGFIVVSLYLPIFTLGDQINNPGGGN from the coding sequence GGGCAAGCAGATCTTCGGGGTGGTTCAGGCCGACAGCAAGGCCCTGGCCATCAACGACGTGCGCACCCTTGGCCTGTACCCCACAACGGTACGCGAGGCGACCAAGCGCGACGAGAAGCGGGCGCGCAAGGACAAGAAGGGCATCGACGAGCTCTATTTCGGCGGCGTGAAGACCAAGGAAATCGTGGTGATGACGCGCCAGCTCTCCACGCTGATCGACGCCGGCCTGCCGCTGCTGCGCAGTGTGAACGTGCTGATCGCCCAGCTCAAGCCCTGCAAACTGCGGGATATCCTGCGCGAATGCGCCCAGGACATCCAGACCGGTTCGACCTTCTCCGAAGCCCTGGCGAAGCACCCGAAACAGTTTGACCGCCTTTTCGTGAACATGGTTCGCGCGGGCGAGGTGGGCGGTATGCTCGAAGTGGTGCTCCAGCGCGTGGCCACCTTCCTGGAACGGCGCGAAGCGCTGAAACGCCGGGTGAAGGGCGCCATGGTGTATCCCATCGCCGTGCTCCTCATCGCGGCCGGTATCGTGTCCTTCCTGCTGATCAAGGTGGTTCCGGTGTTCGCCGAAATCTTCGGCGAACTGGGCGGCGAACTGCCCGCGCCCACGCGCTTCCTTATCGCGGCGGGCGATTTCATGGTGTACAAATGGTGGATGGTGCTGCTGGTCATCAACTCGACCATCATCTTCATGAAACTGATTATGAAGGTCCGCGTGGTCCAGCGCGTCTTCGATATCGTGAGTCTGAAATTTCCCGTGGTCGGCGATCTGGTCACCAAGGTGGGCGTGGCCCGCTTCGCCCGAACCCTGGGTACCCTGATCTCCTCCGGCGTGCCGATTCTGCAGGCGCTGAAGATTACCCGCGAAACCATCGGCAACAGTGTGATTCAGGACGCCGTGGACAAGGTGCACGACAGTATCAAGGAGGGCGACACCATCGCCGCCCCGCTGGACGAGACCAAGGTTTTCCCGCCCATGGTGGTGAACATGATCGACGTGGGCGAGGAAACGGGCCAGCTCGACCAGATGCTGAACAAGGTTGCCGATATTTACGACCAGGAAGTGGAAGTGGCGGTCGAGGCCATGCTGACCCTGATGGAACCCATCATCATCGTGGTGCTGGGCGGTATCATCGGTTTCATCGTGGTGTCCCTCTACCTGCCCATCTTCACCCTGGGCGACCAGATCAACAACCCGGGCGGCGGGAACTGA